A single genomic interval of Chloracidobacterium validum harbors:
- a CDS encoding zinc-binding dehydrogenase yields the protein MNAIVFHAPHEIGWQSIALPPMTPTSVRVATKLTSISAGTERMTLEGRLPGMPQLRYPLIPGYENVGEVVEVGADVDPAQFKVGDRVFLPGTVRYEGFFSVFGGQVSESISEVQRPIKVPDGISDETALLLALGATAHHGVRDLVPAGNQPSVLVLGQGIVGQLAARMLTEAGAEVTVADTIPFRVGLGEADHFIVVNQESDIPSDSFDVVVEATGNVACFDTAVRALKKHGHLRSLGFYEDIRFAFGPAFIKEIRLDIAGEWDAQDIAATCRFLAAQDDALRQLLTHQLPASDPVRAYGVALRDPECLKIALTW from the coding sequence ATGAACGCCATTGTTTTTCACGCCCCGCACGAAATTGGATGGCAATCCATTGCCTTACCGCCTATGACCCCAACTTCGGTACGGGTTGCCACCAAACTCACCTCCATCAGCGCCGGGACAGAGCGCATGACACTCGAAGGACGACTGCCGGGGATGCCACAACTGCGCTATCCGCTTATCCCAGGGTATGAAAACGTCGGCGAAGTCGTCGAAGTCGGGGCAGATGTTGACCCGGCGCAGTTCAAGGTGGGCGACCGCGTGTTTCTCCCCGGCACGGTTCGCTACGAAGGCTTTTTTTCCGTTTTCGGCGGCCAGGTCTCGGAATCCATCAGTGAGGTTCAGCGCCCGATCAAAGTGCCGGACGGCATCTCGGATGAAACCGCGCTCCTGTTGGCACTTGGGGCCACGGCTCACCACGGCGTGCGCGATTTGGTACCCGCCGGCAACCAGCCCTCGGTTCTGGTCCTCGGTCAAGGTATCGTCGGACAACTGGCGGCCCGGATGCTCACTGAAGCCGGCGCAGAAGTTACCGTTGCCGATACGATTCCCTTTCGCGTCGGACTGGGCGAAGCTGACCACTTCATTGTTGTCAATCAGGAGAGCGACATCCCGTCTGATAGCTTTGATGTCGTCGTCGAAGCAACCGGCAACGTGGCCTGCTTCGACACAGCCGTGCGCGCCCTCAAAAAACACGGACATCTGCGCTCACTCGGCTTTTACGAAGACATTCGGTTTGCTTTCGGTCCAGCCTTCATCAAAGAAATTCGGCTTGACATTGCCGGTGAATGGGATGCGCAAGACATAGCCGCAACTTGCCGGTTCCTCGCCGCGCAGGACGACGCCCTCCGGCAGCTCCTCACGCACCAGTTACCGGCCAGCGATCCGGTTCGGGCCTATGGCGTTGCCTTGCGTGATCCAGAGTGTTTGAAAATCGCACTCACATGGTAA
- a CDS encoding roadblock/LC7 domain-containing protein, translating to MTFSELLKGILERVEGSIGIAIMGLDGLAIEQAQVPSKMELGEHVALIATSHATLLRNTMRMSSDTGVGLLNELTLVSDDFRLVVRLIGREYFIILTLGPGGNIGRARFELRKAHLLLEKEFV from the coding sequence GTGACGTTTTCAGAGCTGCTCAAGGGTATCCTGGAGCGGGTCGAGGGCAGCATCGGTATTGCCATTATGGGACTTGACGGCTTAGCTATCGAACAAGCCCAAGTCCCATCGAAAATGGAACTCGGTGAGCATGTTGCACTGATTGCCACGTCACACGCGACCCTGTTGCGTAACACGATGCGAATGTCATCCGACACGGGCGTAGGCCTGTTGAATGAACTAACACTGGTGTCGGATGACTTCCGGCTTGTGGTGCGCTTGATTGGACGCGAGTACTTCATCATCCTCACGCTTGGGCCGGGCGGTAACATTGGGCGCGCGCGATTTGAATTACGCAAAGCCCATCTGCTACTTGAAAAAGAGTTTGTTTAG
- a CDS encoding nitrogenase component 1, with protein MPLSQEVEQLTQTALRAGLTLNVKRDVDTSNAFWGALFTFGCLPDLQVVINGPVGCYTLPITSILNYTDTIPNLPNVISTDFTEREVTLDGTNPILRTALDGRSTLNHQRRATVVLTTQESELISTDGFESGSSVAGSVAHFESRALQDDEWQGRDAALLYLYEQREWLLTSSGHDARALRQAAENRTKPRVTIIGPTYGCFNGYADLAEIERLIRGIGAEVGCVMPLRSRIADLATLDACDACVVMYQEFGANLAARLGKPYLYAPFGIHDTTEFVRELGRMLGLPTQAEAFIQQEKQTTLRAFWDLWRSPHQDFFGTSSFGVAAGETYTQGIRRVLQDEFGMRPTLVASRQAKSGPFAYSAIDVRQTLLDDPPMLLFGSINEKIYISELELLTGYIPASFPGPVVRRSTGTPFMGYAGVVYLAQEISNFLFEILFRHLPVEGLERKQAQETTMAVPDAEIIWNPDAIERMNVVLKKVPFFVRISASKKLRIEAEREAIQRRIREVTPDIIDDVARRFAR; from the coding sequence ATGCCACTCTCACAAGAAGTCGAACAGCTCACCCAAACGGCCCTACGCGCCGGACTCACCCTCAACGTCAAACGTGACGTGGACACCAGCAATGCGTTTTGGGGGGCGTTGTTTACGTTTGGGTGCTTGCCTGACTTGCAGGTTGTCATCAACGGTCCGGTGGGATGCTACACGTTGCCGATCACCTCGATTCTCAACTACACCGACACGATTCCGAACCTGCCGAACGTCATTTCAACTGATTTCACCGAACGCGAAGTGACGCTCGACGGCACGAATCCCATTTTGCGCACGGCCCTTGATGGACGCTCCACGCTCAACCACCAGCGCCGCGCCACAGTTGTCTTGACGACACAGGAAAGCGAACTCATCAGCACCGATGGCTTTGAGTCCGGTTCAAGCGTTGCCGGGTCCGTCGCCCACTTTGAGAGTCGGGCGCTGCAAGACGACGAATGGCAAGGGCGCGATGCCGCGCTGCTTTACCTCTATGAACAGCGCGAATGGCTGCTGACATCTTCTGGTCATGACGCAAGAGCCTTACGGCAGGCCGCCGAGAACCGGACAAAGCCGCGCGTGACCATCATTGGCCCAACCTATGGCTGTTTCAACGGCTATGCCGATCTGGCCGAGATTGAGCGGCTCATCCGTGGCATCGGGGCGGAGGTCGGATGCGTCATGCCACTTCGGTCGCGGATCGCTGACCTAGCAACCCTGGACGCCTGCGACGCCTGTGTCGTCATGTACCAGGAGTTTGGGGCGAACCTCGCCGCGCGCCTGGGCAAGCCCTATCTCTATGCCCCATTTGGCATTCACGACACGACCGAGTTCGTGCGTGAACTTGGCCGGATGCTCGGTCTGCCGACGCAAGCCGAAGCCTTCATTCAGCAGGAAAAACAAACTACGCTCCGGGCTTTCTGGGACCTCTGGCGCAGCCCGCACCAGGATTTCTTTGGCACATCGAGCTTCGGCGTTGCCGCGGGCGAAACCTATACCCAAGGGATCCGGCGTGTGCTGCAGGATGAATTTGGCATGCGTCCGACGCTCGTGGCCTCGCGTCAGGCGAAATCCGGGCCGTTTGCTTACAGCGCGATTGACGTTCGGCAGACGCTCCTCGATGACCCACCGATGCTGCTGTTTGGCTCGATTAACGAGAAAATCTACATCAGTGAGCTTGAACTGCTCACCGGTTACATTCCGGCGTCTTTTCCGGGGCCTGTGGTTCGGCGGTCAACCGGAACGCCGTTCATGGGTTACGCCGGGGTGGTCTATCTGGCGCAGGAAATCAGCAACTTCTTGTTTGAGATTTTGTTCCGCCACCTGCCCGTGGAAGGACTCGAACGCAAACAGGCGCAGGAAACGACCATGGCCGTTCCAGATGCCGAAATCATCTGGAATCCCGACGCCATCGAACGCATGAATGTCGTCCTGAAAAAAGTGCCGTTCTTTGTGCGCATTTCCGCCAGTAAAAAACTGCGGATCGAAGCCGAGCGGGAAGCCATTCAGCGCCGGATTCGAGAAGTCACCCCGGACATCATTGACGACGTGGCCCGCCGATTTGCGCGCTAG
- the pilQ gene encoding type IV pilus secretin family protein, translating to MKSLPKRSYVSVALVLLCGFGLCEARPIRGLAAAPETVIVSTLDVRSDSPSVTRVQLQSTARLDYNVSKPEPHLVSIDLYGADTSALQPEYRAEQGLVASVVVKSGLIGQATSRLEITLREPCEVRSYLRNDARSLVIEFEPATKAPAAGVFAGEGGVQPKASPSSESVVAGPPAAREALPSVVQPVTFSRTGASRATKSTNAKLPSLKSVTLAKLDDATIAELGLTARPKYNHFVLQNPSRLVIDLFDAAAAVEKRTISGDDSLVSRVRVGEPDGRTTRVVFDLRQSVPYTVSESESGLVVRFAGSPARASVGAAVASEPGASTSSSSAMPAANGVVTDASVEKSVGTPTLQPTASASPASKADASEAPTPKRLTSARPEPAALTVPPARSASAGASTETSAKEKAAKVKPTSEAASSAPAHAPSPTTGRRPQGGRGAQFGDPSYQGDPVSLDITNVDLSDILRFISDNYDVNFVLDKSVGKVPVTLKVNQVPWTQVLESILRANQLTYRREGMIVRVATVAAITAEEQNRRNQRLQEIYSAPTVTEYFKLKYERVDQNAAQQQAAGGVALQSPSGQPLGGLLGGIGFVSIVQQSLSPAGRISINPRTNTVIITDIPSSLEQVRDVIARLDVPEPQVEIEARIVFASRNFSRELGVQLFAAATTRQGRAAAFSTSAGTFLDTAAEGGGTGASLAPGLLIGPVAAPGISGGGSSVLGLTTGPIGTALLAATLTANEQKGVAKAIAAPRVTVLNNAQATIASGTQIPFIATAGVGVAQTVTFVNATIGLNITPQITTEGNVLLNVSVTNDAPGQVINGFTSISRRSATTQVIVPDGGTTIIGGVLNDTETTNVFRTPGISSLPLLGELFKRRELSRSTGELLFFITPRIGRGENILSGGEPPVSPQPATSGGQP from the coding sequence ATGAAATCCCTGCCGAAACGCTCATATGTCAGCGTGGCACTCGTCCTGCTCTGTGGATTCGGGTTGTGTGAGGCAAGGCCAATCCGGGGCCTTGCGGCTGCGCCGGAAACCGTCATCGTCTCGACGCTGGATGTACGCTCTGATTCGCCGTCCGTAACACGTGTCCAGTTACAGAGCACGGCTCGTCTTGATTATAATGTGTCAAAGCCTGAACCACACTTGGTTTCCATTGACCTGTACGGCGCGGACACATCGGCATTACAGCCTGAATACCGTGCTGAACAGGGACTGGTTGCTTCAGTTGTCGTCAAATCTGGATTGATTGGACAGGCCACGTCGCGGCTTGAGATTACCTTGCGTGAGCCTTGTGAAGTGCGCTCCTACTTGCGCAATGACGCCAGATCGCTCGTGATCGAGTTTGAACCGGCGACGAAGGCCCCTGCGGCTGGGGTTTTTGCTGGAGAGGGCGGCGTTCAACCCAAGGCAAGCCCATCTTCTGAGTCCGTCGTTGCTGGCCCGCCGGCGGCGCGCGAAGCCTTGCCATCTGTGGTTCAACCAGTAACCTTTAGCCGGACAGGCGCATCCCGCGCAACGAAGTCAACGAACGCCAAGTTGCCGTCTCTCAAATCCGTGACCTTGGCCAAGTTGGATGATGCAACAATTGCCGAGTTGGGACTCACGGCCAGGCCAAAGTACAATCATTTTGTCCTGCAGAATCCTTCTCGATTGGTGATAGACCTTTTTGATGCAGCCGCAGCAGTTGAAAAACGGACAATCTCTGGCGACGACAGCCTCGTGTCCAGAGTCAGGGTCGGCGAACCAGACGGGCGTACCACTCGGGTCGTTTTCGACTTGAGGCAGTCGGTACCATATACCGTGAGTGAGTCGGAGTCCGGTTTGGTCGTGCGTTTCGCCGGGTCACCAGCCCGCGCATCGGTCGGCGCAGCCGTCGCCAGTGAGCCTGGAGCGTCGACGTCGTCTAGTTCGGCCATGCCGGCTGCAAATGGGGTGGTTACGGATGCTTCGGTTGAAAAGTCCGTCGGCACACCCACACTGCAGCCGACAGCATCAGCTTCACCGGCTTCCAAAGCAGATGCTTCGGAAGCACCGACGCCAAAGCGCCTGACAAGCGCGCGTCCAGAGCCGGCGGCGCTGACGGTTCCGCCAGCACGTAGTGCGAGCGCTGGTGCTAGTACCGAAACATCGGCAAAAGAGAAAGCCGCAAAGGTCAAGCCAACATCTGAAGCGGCTTCGTCCGCGCCGGCGCATGCCCCGTCGCCCACGACAGGACGGCGACCGCAAGGGGGGCGTGGCGCGCAGTTTGGTGACCCGTCCTATCAAGGCGATCCGGTGAGTCTGGATATTACCAATGTTGATCTCTCCGACATTCTCCGGTTTATTTCTGATAACTATGATGTGAACTTTGTTCTCGACAAATCAGTTGGCAAGGTTCCGGTAACCCTCAAGGTCAACCAGGTGCCCTGGACACAAGTGCTTGAATCCATCCTGCGCGCAAACCAGCTTACGTATCGCCGTGAGGGGATGATCGTGCGAGTGGCGACGGTGGCGGCTATCACGGCTGAGGAGCAAAATCGCCGAAACCAGCGCCTTCAAGAGATTTACAGCGCTCCGACCGTGACCGAATACTTCAAGCTGAAGTACGAACGTGTTGATCAAAATGCTGCTCAGCAGCAGGCAGCGGGTGGGGTTGCACTCCAAAGTCCTTCAGGGCAGCCGCTTGGTGGTTTGCTGGGTGGGATTGGGTTTGTCTCGATTGTTCAGCAGTCACTTTCTCCGGCTGGGCGGATTTCGATCAATCCACGAACCAACACGGTGATTATCACGGATATTCCTTCCTCCCTAGAGCAAGTTCGGGATGTCATTGCCCGCCTCGATGTGCCAGAACCTCAAGTTGAGATTGAAGCCCGGATTGTGTTTGCTTCACGTAACTTCTCACGTGAGCTAGGTGTTCAACTCTTTGCGGCTGCTACAACCCGTCAGGGACGAGCGGCCGCGTTCTCAACTTCAGCCGGAACGTTTTTGGACACTGCTGCAGAGGGTGGAGGAACTGGGGCATCACTGGCGCCGGGGCTTCTCATTGGCCCCGTTGCAGCACCAGGCATTTCCGGCGGCGGCTCGTCCGTCCTAGGCCTGACAACCGGGCCGATTGGAACGGCGTTACTAGCTGCCACCCTAACGGCTAACGAACAGAAAGGGGTAGCCAAGGCCATTGCCGCGCCGCGCGTCACCGTCCTCAACAACGCTCAAGCCACGATTGCCTCTGGAACACAGATTCCCTTCATTGCTACGGCCGGCGTTGGGGTGGCGCAGACGGTTACATTTGTCAATGCAACGATTGGCCTGAACATTACGCCTCAGATCACGACGGAGGGGAATGTGCTTCTGAACGTATCTGTGACGAATGATGCTCCAGGACAGGTTATCAATGGGTTCACAAGTATCAGCCGCCGCTCGGCAACAACCCAGGTGATTGTCCCCGATGGTGGTACGACGATCATCGGTGGCGTGCTCAATGATACGGAAACGACAAATGTCTTCCGAACGCCAGGCATCTCCAGCTTGCCGTTGTTGGGTGAACTTTTCAAGCGGCGGGAGTTGTCACGTTCAACTGGTGAGCTCCTGTTCTTTATTACCCCCCGTATTGGGCGTGGCGAAAACATTCTCTCTGGTGGTGAACCACCAGTCTCTCCCCAGCCCGCCACCAGTGGAGGGCAGCCGTGA
- a CDS encoding glutathionylspermidine synthase family protein: MDDYADFAHAVYATGVLSDPWLWGEPRFRLQGAIISPSLANQLAEAAEAVTYLHQALVEILLDKPEFIASFYQLTPFQRMMWQAAGGMWHGMARADLFLCADGRIQCCELNSDTPSGQPEAVWLNHLRQAAHPGCLDPNLNFPARFLELLRESHAKRTDTPLTKVGIVYPTELTEDLCMIAAFSRWLEAEGIHVVTGSPYNLCRTPTGVALLGQPVDLILRHYKTDWWGERLPVWADAEGYPDDEPLTEPLLALLDADVQEQVTVVNPFGAVVTQNKLSLAFFWEEMERFTPEAQQLIRRFIPETYRLTQISLDRLCDEREQWVLKSDYGCEGAETVCGPFVTPEVWEKAIELALPEHFVAQRFFEVQADNEGWLPNYGVFVLGGGAAGFFTRLSKKSTEYNAVTAPTYISGTPA, translated from the coding sequence ATGGATGACTATGCCGACTTTGCCCACGCTGTCTATGCGACCGGTGTGCTCTCCGACCCATGGTTGTGGGGCGAGCCGCGTTTTCGGTTGCAGGGAGCCATCATCTCACCGTCCCTTGCCAACCAGTTGGCCGAGGCGGCTGAAGCTGTGACCTACCTTCACCAGGCGCTGGTTGAAATCTTGCTGGATAAGCCAGAGTTCATCGCATCGTTTTATCAGCTCACCCCCTTCCAGCGCATGATGTGGCAGGCGGCTGGAGGGATGTGGCATGGCATGGCGCGGGCTGACCTGTTCCTGTGCGCCGATGGACGCATCCAGTGCTGTGAACTCAACAGCGATACGCCCTCGGGCCAACCCGAGGCCGTCTGGCTCAACCACCTCCGCCAAGCTGCCCACCCCGGCTGTCTTGACCCAAATCTGAACTTTCCGGCGCGATTTCTTGAACTGCTGCGTGAAAGCCACGCCAAACGCACGGACACGCCACTGACCAAGGTCGGGATTGTCTATCCGACCGAGTTGACAGAAGACCTCTGCATGATCGCCGCCTTCTCACGGTGGCTGGAAGCTGAAGGGATACACGTCGTCACTGGCTCACCCTACAATCTCTGTCGAACACCAACCGGTGTCGCTTTGCTGGGCCAGCCGGTGGACTTAATTCTGCGCCATTACAAAACGGACTGGTGGGGGGAGCGCCTGCCGGTTTGGGCAGATGCCGAGGGCTACCCTGACGATGAACCACTCACCGAGCCGCTGTTGGCCCTGCTAGATGCCGATGTGCAGGAACAGGTGACGGTCGTCAACCCATTCGGCGCGGTTGTGACCCAAAACAAGCTTTCATTGGCGTTCTTCTGGGAAGAAATGGAGCGCTTCACACCCGAAGCCCAGCAGCTCATTCGCCGCTTCATCCCTGAAACCTATCGTTTGACCCAAATTTCGCTTGACCGGCTATGTGATGAGCGCGAGCAGTGGGTTCTCAAAAGTGACTACGGCTGCGAGGGCGCGGAAACGGTTTGCGGCCCCTTTGTCACGCCGGAAGTGTGGGAGAAAGCCATCGAACTGGCCCTGCCAGAACACTTCGTGGCGCAGCGTTTCTTCGAGGTTCAAGCTGACAATGAAGGCTGGTTGCCTAACTATGGCGTGTTTGTGTTGGGCGGTGGGGCGGCCGGTTTCTTCACCCGCCTGTCGAAAAAGAGTACGGAATACAACGCGGTAACCGCGCCAACGTACATCAGTGGCACGCCAGCTTAG
- a CDS encoding aldo/keto reductase, translating to MTSTIAGSAHTPKEIPPHFKPLGQTGLWCHPLGFGCYRIEEDDPTHEAALRAYLAQGGNLIDTSANYTDGGSERTVGRVLRDIDRASVIIVTKGGYIQGDNMRLAQRRHFPEVVKYGPGLWHCIHPDFLATQIERSRERLGVATLDVFLLHNPEYFLNARAKHGVTDADHDEFYRRIREAFVFLEAQVAAGTLRFYGISSNNFPLPQRDPTHTSLARCLAQAESITPHHHFKVVQFPLNLFETGAVTEINNAGLTPLALCTAKGIGTLANRPLNAFTQQRMVRLADFLPPGSRPSLDALAAALSPLREHETRLTADFKLPLMGEGGLTDWLLQLAPRLDSPFAWEQNAYRLVVLPVRRWLEQLTPPAPPHAVAFTAWQEQFMALANAALASVAEFAAAQAQHQSDAVRKQLSSAGYESREQSLSQMAINTLRSLPELSCVLVGMRRPQYVADACQVLNCPPVDGVSILRYFANRAPSAD from the coding sequence ATGACCAGCACCATTGCAGGGAGCGCGCACACGCCAAAGGAGATCCCGCCACATTTCAAACCGCTTGGTCAGACCGGGCTGTGGTGTCATCCATTAGGCTTCGGCTGCTATCGCATCGAAGAAGACGATCCAACCCATGAGGCAGCGCTGCGTGCTTATCTGGCGCAAGGCGGGAATTTGATTGACACCAGTGCCAACTACACTGACGGTGGGTCTGAACGCACCGTCGGACGTGTTCTCCGCGACATTGATCGCGCTTCTGTTATCATCGTCACAAAAGGTGGGTACATCCAGGGCGACAACATGCGCTTGGCCCAGCGTCGCCACTTTCCCGAAGTAGTCAAGTACGGCCCAGGTCTTTGGCACTGCATCCACCCAGACTTTCTGGCAACCCAGATTGAACGCAGCCGGGAGCGCCTAGGTGTCGCCACGCTGGATGTCTTTTTGCTCCATAATCCCGAATACTTTCTCAACGCTCGTGCCAAGCATGGCGTCACGGACGCCGATCACGATGAGTTCTACCGCCGCATTCGTGAAGCCTTTGTCTTTCTCGAAGCGCAGGTTGCTGCCGGTACGCTTCGTTTCTACGGCATTTCCTCAAACAACTTTCCGCTACCACAGCGCGACCCAACCCACACCAGTCTTGCGCGCTGTTTGGCCCAGGCGGAGTCCATCACGCCGCATCACCACTTCAAGGTGGTGCAATTTCCACTCAACCTGTTTGAGACCGGGGCCGTGACAGAAATCAATAATGCCGGTTTGACACCACTTGCATTGTGTACGGCAAAGGGCATCGGCACGCTGGCCAACCGGCCCCTCAATGCCTTTACACAGCAGCGCATGGTACGGTTGGCCGACTTCCTGCCCCCAGGCAGCCGACCATCGCTCGACGCCTTGGCGGCGGCGTTGTCACCACTGCGTGAGCACGAGACGCGGCTGACGGCTGATTTCAAGCTGCCGCTCATGGGCGAAGGTGGCTTAACCGATTGGCTGCTTCAGCTTGCGCCACGGCTTGACTCCCCGTTTGCCTGGGAGCAGAACGCCTACCGGCTGGTCGTCCTGCCGGTTCGCCGATGGCTGGAGCAGCTTACGCCACCAGCACCTCCCCATGCGGTGGCTTTCACTGCCTGGCAGGAACAGTTTATGGCGTTGGCCAATGCTGCGCTGGCGTCAGTAGCCGAGTTTGCCGCAGCACAGGCCCAGCACCAGTCGGACGCCGTGCGGAAGCAGCTCTCTAGCGCTGGCTATGAAAGCCGGGAGCAATCCCTCAGCCAAATGGCCATCAATACGTTGCGCAGCCTGCCGGAGTTGAGTTGTGTGCTCGTTGGCATGCGCCGGCCCCAGTACGTGGCCGATGCCTGTCAGGTACTGAACTGCCCGCCGGTCGATGGGGTCTCCATCTTGCGATATTTCGCCAATCGTGCGCCCAGCGCTGACTAA